A section of the Deltaproteobacteria bacterium genome encodes:
- a CDS encoding UDP-glucose/GDP-mannose dehydrogenase family protein, translated as MRIAVIGAGYVGLVTGTCLAETGNDVVLVDTDPEKIKVLRRGECPIYEAGLERLIQRNVKGDRLAFTTDTASAVKGRQVVFICVSTPPGENGQCDTRNIESAARALAPALAANTIVALKSTAPVGTTAKIREWISAGTQTPFHVASNPEFLKEGTAVNDFLKPDRIIIGSDNPVVFETLEALYAPFVRTNKPILRMDIASSELSKYAANAYLAMRISYVNELALLTGRVGADISAVRRAIGSDPRIGEGFLFPGPGYGGSCFPKDVLAYRELGRSAGLTLELAEATHRVNERQKQYVLERTIEALGGQPKGKRAAIWGLSFKAGTDDCRDSASLTVIEGLHSAGVLVTGYDPEARERNLGDVARHVRLVQKPYDALEDADVLVILTEWNEFREPDFERMKSLLKSPVVVDGRNLYRKNRIESLGFRYFGIGGHRT; from the coding sequence ATGCGGATAGCAGTTATCGGAGCCGGTTATGTGGGTCTTGTGACGGGGACGTGTCTCGCCGAGACGGGAAACGACGTGGTTCTGGTGGACACGGACCCGGAGAAGATCAAAGTCCTGCGGCGTGGCGAGTGCCCCATCTACGAGGCAGGCCTGGAGCGCCTGATCCAGAGAAACGTGAAGGGCGACCGGCTCGCCTTTACCACGGATACGGCTTCCGCCGTGAAGGGCCGGCAGGTGGTATTCATCTGCGTTTCGACCCCGCCGGGCGAAAACGGCCAGTGCGATACCCGGAACATTGAATCGGCTGCCCGCGCACTGGCACCCGCACTGGCAGCAAATACCATCGTAGCCCTGAAAAGTACCGCTCCTGTAGGAACGACAGCGAAAATACGCGAGTGGATTTCTGCCGGAACACAAACCCCGTTCCATGTGGCGTCAAACCCCGAGTTCCTCAAGGAAGGAACGGCGGTCAATGATTTCCTCAAGCCCGACCGGATCATCATCGGTTCCGACAATCCGGTGGTGTTCGAAACACTGGAGGCACTCTACGCGCCATTTGTGCGTACCAACAAACCCATACTGCGGATGGATATCGCCAGCAGCGAACTCTCCAAATATGCCGCAAACGCCTACCTCGCCATGCGTATTTCGTACGTGAATGAACTGGCGTTGCTTACTGGCCGGGTTGGAGCCGATATCTCCGCCGTTCGTCGCGCCATCGGCAGCGATCCGCGCATCGGCGAAGGGTTTCTGTTCCCCGGGCCGGGCTATGGCGGATCGTGTTTCCCAAAAGACGTCCTGGCCTACCGGGAGCTTGGCCGGTCGGCGGGACTCACACTGGAGCTGGCCGAAGCAACCCACCGCGTAAATGAGCGCCAGAAGCAATACGTGCTGGAACGGACTATCGAAGCACTCGGTGGCCAGCCGAAGGGGAAGCGTGCAGCTATCTGGGGGCTTTCGTTCAAGGCCGGAACCGACGACTGCCGGGATTCAGCTTCGCTCACCGTGATTGAGGGGTTGCATTCGGCAGGCGTTCTGGTCACCGGCTACGACCCTGAGGCCCGCGAACGGAATCTGGGCGACGTGGCCCGCCATGTCCGTCTGGTGCAGAAACCGTACGACGCGCTTGAGGATGCCGACGTGCTTGTGATTCTGACCGAGTGGAACGAATTCCGCGAGCCGGACTTTGAGCGGATGAAGTCGCTGCTGAAGTCGCCCGTTGTCGTTGATGGCCGGAACCTGTACCGGAAGAACCGGATCGAATCACTCGGTTTCCGCTACTTTGGTATCGGGGGCCACCGTACGTGA
- the rodA gene encoding rod shape-determining protein RodA, which yields MTGRTGPSRLDGWIIWPLAMISVASVINLVSAGQTIAGRPVWISQVVAIAVGAVIFGIVSLVDLKSIERWAYWLYATGILVLASVHFVGYSAGGAKSWLRLGPVGLQPSEPMKIILIITLARLLVRQGLERPVGLSSLPKILALALPPLALILKEPDVGTAVIYATMIGTLILFAGIDTTLKRLAAGSMILVIGGLSFYVFILDRDPLQHLKAHHRKRLVALVDLESDPKGVGYQQIQAKIAIGSGGTGGLGWMRGRQSQFAYVPKQHTDFAFCVLAEEWGFTGALAVITCFWILILRGAAAARESRDPFGTLLCVGVVSLLFWHMVINLGMNLAVMPVIGIPLPVISAGGSSVLTLFAGMGIIAAVYRDRFHF from the coding sequence ATGACGGGAAGGACCGGACCCTCGCGCCTGGACGGCTGGATCATCTGGCCGCTCGCCATGATTTCCGTCGCGTCGGTGATCAATCTCGTGAGCGCAGGACAGACCATCGCCGGCAGGCCCGTCTGGATTTCGCAGGTGGTTGCCATCGCGGTTGGTGCGGTGATCTTCGGGATCGTTTCGCTGGTGGACCTGAAGTCCATCGAGCGGTGGGCCTACTGGCTGTATGCGACTGGCATCCTGGTGCTCGCCTCAGTGCATTTCGTGGGATACAGCGCTGGCGGTGCAAAAAGCTGGCTCAGGCTGGGTCCGGTGGGGCTTCAGCCGTCAGAGCCGATGAAAATCATCCTCATCATCACGCTGGCACGATTGCTGGTCCGGCAGGGACTGGAACGGCCCGTGGGACTGAGCTCCCTGCCCAAGATACTGGCACTTGCATTACCGCCTCTCGCACTGATCCTGAAGGAGCCGGACGTCGGGACAGCGGTGATTTATGCCACCATGATCGGAACGCTGATCCTCTTCGCAGGGATCGACACGACGCTGAAACGTCTTGCAGCCGGTTCGATGATCCTCGTTATCGGTGGCCTGTCCTTCTATGTCTTCATTCTGGATCGCGACCCGCTCCAGCACCTGAAGGCACACCACCGGAAGCGGCTCGTCGCACTTGTCGATCTTGAATCCGATCCCAAAGGTGTCGGCTACCAGCAGATCCAGGCCAAGATCGCCATCGGCTCAGGTGGCACAGGGGGCCTTGGATGGATGCGCGGCAGGCAGAGCCAGTTTGCCTACGTGCCCAAGCAGCATACCGATTTCGCCTTCTGTGTGCTGGCCGAGGAGTGGGGATTCACCGGAGCGCTCGCCGTGATCACCTGCTTCTGGATCCTGATACTCCGGGGGGCCGCAGCCGCCCGCGAATCCCGCGACCCGTTCGGGACGCTCCTCTGCGTGGGGGTCGTGTCCCTTCTTTTCTGGCACATGGTCATCAACCTGGGAATGAATCTCGCCGTCATGCCGGTCATCGGCATTCCGCTGCCGGTCATATCCGCTGGAGGAAGCTCCGTGCTGACACTGTTCGCCGGAATGGGCATCATCGCGGCGGTTTACCGGGACCGGTTCCATTTCTAG
- a CDS encoding pyridoxal-phosphate dependent enzyme, with protein sequence MTPGSMLPFLLMPPDALYRFAPELAGRLPAEPLGRFPTPVKRAGGLSRETGAEIWLKCDDTSSGLYGGNKVRKLELVFPEVFRRGLKRIVTGGGWGSHHVLATAAFARSFGIGTTGYVMPQPLTPHVVEVQRLLHSFGADIVPVSGPAEMAARIAAEAGRTFLPGNRTYVLVPGGSTPLTVLAYAGAALELVGQAKAGECPLPSDVFVAAGSGGTAAGLLLGFHLAEADVNVRAVQVVERPLSNPYVVWLLAEAGHRKLQSLTGRPLPPVSRARLRFETGYLGRCYGDPTAASREAVRRAGESEGLSLETTYTGKTLAALLHRARGCKGPAMFWNTYSSADMSGGLAAVPETALPDPVRSLFAQAGPGNG encoded by the coding sequence ATGACGCCCGGCTCCATGCTACCTTTCCTGCTGATGCCGCCCGACGCCTTGTACCGCTTTGCTCCGGAGCTCGCTGGCCGATTGCCCGCCGAACCGCTTGGGCGCTTTCCGACGCCAGTAAAACGGGCAGGGGGTTTGTCGCGTGAAACGGGGGCGGAGATATGGCTCAAGTGCGACGATACCAGTTCTGGCCTCTATGGCGGCAACAAGGTCCGGAAGCTGGAACTGGTTTTCCCGGAAGTTTTCCGCCGCGGGTTGAAACGGATTGTCACAGGTGGAGGCTGGGGCTCCCATCATGTGCTGGCCACGGCGGCTTTTGCCCGGAGCTTCGGGATCGGGACCACTGGTTATGTGATGCCCCAGCCGCTGACGCCGCATGTGGTGGAGGTTCAGCGCCTTTTGCACTCCTTCGGGGCGGACATCGTGCCCGTATCCGGCCCGGCAGAAATGGCGGCGCGGATCGCGGCGGAAGCGGGCCGTACATTCCTGCCTGGTAACCGGACGTATGTCCTGGTTCCGGGCGGTTCGACACCGCTTACCGTGCTGGCCTATGCCGGAGCGGCACTGGAACTGGTCGGTCAGGCGAAAGCGGGGGAATGTCCCCTCCCGTCCGATGTTTTTGTCGCGGCGGGTTCTGGCGGAACGGCAGCAGGATTGCTGCTCGGGTTTCATCTGGCGGAAGCAGACGTGAATGTTCGAGCCGTGCAGGTTGTGGAGCGGCCCCTGAGCAACCCATACGTTGTCTGGCTGCTGGCCGAAGCCGGTCACCGAAAGCTCCAGTCGCTCACGGGCCGTCCGTTACCTCCCGTTTCCCGTGCACGGCTGCGGTTCGAGACCGGCTATCTGGGCCGCTGCTATGGCGACCCGACGGCGGCGTCACGCGAGGCGGTCCGCCGGGCCGGGGAGAGCGAAGGGTTGAGTCTCGAAACCACTTATACGGGGAAAACTCTTGCGGCGCTGCTGCACCGTGCGCGTGGCTGCAAGGGGCCGGCGATGTTCTGGAACACCTACAGCAGTGCGGACATGTCGGGAGGGCTTGCAGCGGTACCAGAGACGGCGCTTCCGGATCCGGTACGCTCCCTGTTCGCTCAAGCGGGGCCTGGTAATGGCTAA
- the nth gene encoding endonuclease III, which yields MAKSRETAVARRTRALEVVRRLKRRYRDPECALVHEGPLQLLVATILSAQCTDVRVNMVTPALFARFPTAEAFARADIGEIEKLIRSTGFFRSKAKSIQEACRDIVERFGGRVPVELDALISLRGVGRKTANVVRGNAFDIPGLVVDTHVGRLSRRLGLTRHTDPVKVEFELMGLLPEDEWTNFSHRLIFLGRDTCAARKPRCEGCILADICPRVGVKSGPGLK from the coding sequence ATGGCTAAATCCCGTGAAACAGCCGTGGCCAGGCGGACCCGTGCCCTGGAAGTGGTCCGGCGTCTCAAGCGCCGGTACAGGGATCCCGAGTGCGCGCTTGTCCATGAGGGGCCGCTCCAGCTGCTCGTGGCAACAATCCTGTCGGCCCAGTGTACGGATGTGCGGGTCAACATGGTGACACCAGCCCTGTTTGCCCGGTTCCCCACGGCAGAGGCATTCGCCCGTGCCGATATCGGGGAAATCGAGAAGCTGATCCGCTCGACCGGTTTCTTCCGTTCAAAGGCGAAATCAATACAGGAGGCCTGCCGGGATATCGTTGAAAGGTTCGGTGGCAGGGTACCGGTGGAACTGGACGCCCTCATTTCGCTTCGCGGTGTCGGCCGCAAGACAGCCAACGTGGTACGCGGCAACGCCTTCGATATTCCCGGACTCGTGGTGGATACGCATGTGGGACGGCTCTCCCGCCGCCTGGGTCTCACCCGTCACACGGATCCCGTCAAGGTGGAGTTCGAGCTGATGGGCCTGTTGCCGGAAGACGAGTGGACCAATTTTTCCCACCGTCTGATCTTTCTCGGCCGGGACACCTGTGCGGCACGGAAGCCCCGCTGCGAGGGCTGCATCCTGGCGGATATCTGCCCCCGCGTCGGTGTGAAAAGCGGGCCGGGGCTCAAGTAG